In one window of Aquamicrobium sp. DNA:
- the sufD gene encoding Fe-S cluster assembly protein SufD, producing MNIHSSPVLTPAETALVEAFAERISELPGDADIALTRDNAVERLKAGLPTRRIEAWHYTDLRRLLATVPAFDPAAKPEAPRALIEGSSVLRVANGEALPAPRIEGVEIVPFGALLTAGDARAAMAPVDRDDAIGAINAAFAADGFGLTIADNAQISSPIEIQNLQAGGQVHARFPVTVGAGAKATVIERQAGSGAALISSVSSLDLGEGAEILWIIVQEQAETATHLGQFNATLGKDAKLTLFIMNAGGKLVRQEVRVDAAGEGSDFQLRGVNLLGGETHCDVTMVLDHSAPHTTSTEIVRNVATDRAHGVFQGQIRVAQIAQKTDARMACNTLLLSDDSEFSTKPELEIFADDVACGHGATVTEIDRDHLFYLMARGVDEKQARGLLIKAFLAEIVEELEDEALVAALEDKLDQWFATHG from the coding sequence GACATCGCGCTGACCCGCGACAACGCCGTCGAGCGGCTGAAGGCCGGCCTGCCGACCCGCCGCATCGAGGCGTGGCACTATACGGATTTGCGCCGGCTTCTCGCCACGGTGCCGGCGTTCGATCCCGCGGCCAAGCCCGAGGCGCCGCGCGCGCTGATCGAGGGCTCGTCCGTGCTGCGCGTCGCCAATGGCGAGGCGCTGCCTGCGCCGCGGATCGAGGGCGTCGAGATCGTGCCGTTCGGCGCGCTGCTGACGGCGGGCGACGCCCGCGCCGCGATGGCCCCGGTCGACCGGGACGACGCCATCGGCGCGATCAACGCCGCCTTCGCCGCCGACGGCTTCGGCCTGACAATCGCTGACAATGCGCAGATTTCCTCGCCGATCGAGATCCAGAACCTGCAAGCCGGCGGGCAGGTCCATGCCCGCTTCCCGGTCACGGTCGGCGCGGGCGCGAAGGCCACCGTCATCGAGCGGCAGGCCGGCTCGGGCGCGGCGCTGATCAGCTCCGTCTCCTCGCTCGACCTCGGCGAGGGCGCCGAAATTCTCTGGATCATCGTCCAGGAGCAGGCCGAGACGGCGACCCATCTCGGCCAGTTCAACGCCACGCTCGGCAAGGACGCGAAGCTCACCCTGTTCATCATGAATGCGGGCGGCAAGCTGGTGCGCCAGGAAGTGCGCGTCGACGCCGCCGGCGAGGGCTCGGACTTCCAGCTTCGCGGCGTCAACCTGCTCGGCGGCGAGACCCATTGCGACGTGACCATGGTGCTCGACCATTCGGCGCCGCACACGACCTCGACCGAGATCGTCCGCAACGTCGCGACCGACCGCGCGCACGGTGTGTTCCAGGGGCAGATCAGGGTCGCCCAGATCGCGCAGAAGACCGACGCGCGCATGGCTTGCAACACGCTGCTCCTGTCGGACGATTCCGAGTTCTCGACCAAGCCGGAGCTGGAGATCTTCGCCGACGACGTCGCCTGTGGCCACGGCGCGACGGTGACGGAGATCGACCGCGACCATCTGTTCTACCTTATGGCGCGCGGCGTCGACGAGAAGCAGGCGCGCGGGCTCCTGATCAAGGCGTTCCTCGCCGAGATCGTCGAGGAGCTGGAGGACGAGGCGCTGGTGGCGGCGCTCGAGGACAAGCTCGACCAGTGGTTCGCCACGCACGGATGA
- a CDS encoding cysteine desulfurase, giving the protein MAQMDQIVEHAAYDVEAVRRDFPILSRTVYGKPLVYLDNGASAQKPQVVIDTVAHAYSNEYANVHRGLHFLSNAATDAYERSRETVRRFLNAGSVDEIVFTRSATASINTVAYGWGMPNIGAGDEIVLSIMEHHSNIVPWHFIRERQGAKLVWAPVDDEGVFHLDAFEKCLTERTKLVAIAHMSNALGTVTPVKEIVRIAHARGIPVLVDGSQAAVHMPVDVQDLGCDWYVFTGHKVYGPSGIGVLYGRKDRLAEMRPFEGGGEMIETVTEETVTYNEPPHRFEAGTPPIVQAIGLGAALEYMERIGRERIAAHEAELTAYAHERLRAINSLRIFGNAPGKGAIVSFELEGIHAHDVSMLIDRSGVAVRAGTHCAQPLLKRFGVTSTCRASFAMYNTRAEIDVLAEALEKARGFFG; this is encoded by the coding sequence GTGGCGCAGATGGACCAGATCGTGGAGCATGCGGCCTATGACGTCGAGGCAGTGCGCCGGGATTTCCCGATCCTGTCGCGCACCGTCTACGGCAAGCCGCTCGTCTATCTCGACAACGGCGCGTCGGCCCAGAAGCCGCAGGTCGTGATCGACACGGTCGCCCACGCCTATTCCAACGAATACGCCAACGTCCATCGCGGCCTGCATTTCCTGTCGAACGCCGCGACCGACGCCTATGAGCGTTCGCGCGAGACGGTGCGCCGCTTCCTCAACGCGGGAAGCGTTGACGAGATCGTCTTCACCCGCTCGGCCACCGCCTCGATCAACACCGTGGCCTATGGCTGGGGCATGCCCAATATCGGCGCCGGCGACGAGATCGTCCTGTCGATCATGGAGCACCACTCCAACATCGTGCCGTGGCATTTCATCCGCGAGCGGCAGGGCGCCAAGCTGGTGTGGGCGCCGGTGGACGACGAGGGCGTCTTCCATCTCGACGCGTTCGAGAAATGCCTGACGGAGCGGACGAAGCTCGTCGCGATCGCCCACATGTCGAACGCGCTCGGCACGGTGACGCCGGTGAAGGAGATCGTCCGCATCGCCCATGCGCGCGGCATCCCGGTGCTGGTCGATGGCAGCCAGGCGGCCGTCCACATGCCGGTGGATGTTCAGGACCTCGGCTGCGACTGGTACGTCTTCACCGGCCACAAGGTCTACGGCCCGTCCGGCATCGGCGTCCTATACGGCCGCAAGGACCGGCTGGCCGAGATGCGGCCCTTCGAGGGCGGCGGCGAGATGATCGAGACCGTCACCGAGGAGACGGTGACCTATAACGAGCCGCCGCACCGCTTCGAGGCCGGCACGCCGCCGATCGTGCAGGCGATCGGGCTGGGCGCGGCGCTGGAATACATGGAGCGGATCGGCCGCGAGCGCATCGCCGCGCACGAGGCGGAGCTGACGGCCTACGCGCATGAGCGGCTGCGCGCGATCAATTCGCTGCGCATCTTCGGCAACGCGCCGGGCAAGGGGGCCATCGTCTCCTTCGAGCTCGAGGGCATCCACGCCCATGACGTGTCGATGCTGATCGATCGCTCGGGCGTCGCCGTGCGCGCCGGCACTCATTGCGCCCAGCCGCTGCTGAAGCGTTTCGGCGTGACCTCGACCTGCCGCGCCTCGTTTGCGATGTATAATACCAGGGCCGAGATCGATGTTCTGGCCGAGGCGCTGGAAAAAGCGCGAGGATTTTTCGGATGA
- a CDS encoding SUF system Fe-S cluster assembly protein: protein MTTMDETRNDTEDAGAPADSVFSASAIPEDELVRLTDDIIGALKTVYDPEIPADIYELGLIYRIDIEDDRSVKIDMTLTAPGCPVAGEMPGWVENAVGAVEGVSGVAVKMTFDPPWSPDRMSEEARVAVGWY from the coding sequence ATGACGACGATGGACGAGACCCGCAACGACACAGAGGACGCCGGCGCGCCGGCCGATTCGGTCTTCTCCGCCTCGGCGATCCCCGAGGACGAGCTGGTACGGCTGACCGACGACATCATCGGCGCGCTGAAGACGGTCTACGACCCGGAGATCCCGGCCGACATCTACGAGCTCGGCCTGATCTACCGCATCGACATCGAGGACGACCGCTCGGTCAAGATCGACATGACGCTGACCGCGCCGGGCTGCCCGGTCGCCGGCGAGATGCCGGGCTGGGTCGAGAACGCGGTCGGCGCGGTAGAGGGCGTGTCGGGCGTCGCGGTGAAGATGACGTTCGACCCGCCATGGAGCCCGGACCGCATGTCCGAGGAGGCCCGCGTCGCGGTCGGCTGGTACTGA
- the sufA gene encoding Fe-S cluster assembly scaffold SufA, translating into MSRFQVMTMTDAAAARVREIVASRAGALGLRVGVKKGGCAGMEYTVDLVTEPVAGEDHIEREGAEVWIAPAAVLFLLGTEMDFETTKLRTGFTFRNPNQSSACGCGESVELKPADLKALAEARAAADAA; encoded by the coding sequence ATGAGCAGGTTCCAGGTGATGACGATGACCGACGCCGCGGCGGCGCGCGTGCGCGAGATCGTGGCCAGCCGCGCGGGCGCGCTCGGCCTCCGCGTCGGCGTCAAGAAGGGCGGCTGCGCCGGCATGGAATACACGGTCGACCTCGTGACCGAGCCGGTCGCGGGCGAGGACCACATCGAGCGCGAGGGCGCGGAGGTCTGGATCGCGCCGGCGGCCGTGCTGTTCCTGCTCGGTACCGAGATGGACTTCGAGACGACGAAGCTCAGGACCGGCTTCACCTTCCGCAACCCGAACCAGTCGTCGGCCTGCGGCTGCGGCGAATCGGTGGAGCTGAAGCCGGCGGACCTGAAGGCGCTGGCCGAGGCGCGCGCCGCCGCCGACGCCGCCTGA